A portion of the Streptomyces sp. NBC_01335 genome contains these proteins:
- a CDS encoding TetR/AcrR family transcriptional regulator translates to MARPRTPLLSRERIVEAAGALVDAEGLGAVSTRRLAAELGVSGPSLYNHFRNKDDILDAVADAVSAQVDLSMFDADDPRDWRRSLHDWAVSYRAALSAHPHIVPVLAQGPGRRPAGLRVADAVFGAMVDAGWPRAQATYIGALMRYFVTGSALGSFARGFVDDETAYDPADYPHLGQAHLLADRRQQVDEGAFETGLRALLDGLALQYAQLDPARPSARGPRGSSGTCGGSSPRGSSGPTGAHQGRPERDHRADD, encoded by the coding sequence ATGGCCCGCCCTCGTACCCCCCTCCTGAGCAGAGAACGGATCGTCGAGGCGGCGGGCGCGCTGGTGGACGCGGAGGGCCTCGGTGCGGTCTCCACCCGGCGGCTCGCCGCCGAGCTGGGGGTCAGCGGGCCGTCGCTGTACAACCACTTCCGGAACAAGGACGACATCCTCGACGCGGTCGCCGACGCGGTCTCCGCCCAGGTCGACCTGTCGATGTTCGACGCGGACGATCCGCGCGACTGGCGGCGTTCCCTGCACGACTGGGCCGTCTCCTACCGCGCCGCGCTCTCCGCCCACCCGCACATCGTGCCGGTCCTGGCGCAGGGCCCCGGGCGGCGGCCCGCCGGGCTGCGGGTGGCCGACGCGGTGTTCGGCGCGATGGTCGACGCGGGCTGGCCGCGCGCCCAGGCCACGTACATCGGGGCGCTGATGCGGTACTTCGTCACCGGCTCCGCGCTGGGATCCTTCGCGCGGGGTTTCGTGGACGACGAGACGGCGTACGACCCCGCCGACTACCCGCACCTCGGCCAGGCCCACCTGCTCGCCGACCGGCGCCAGCAGGTGGACGAGGGGGCCTTCGAGACGGGGCTGCGGGCACTGCTCGACGGGCTGGCGCTCCAGTACGCGCAACTGGACCCCGCCCGTCCCTCCGCCCGGGGCCCGCGGGGAAGCTCCGGGACGTGTGGAGGCTCATCCCCGCGTGGAAGCTCCGGCCCGACCGGGGCGCACCAGGGCCGCCCGGAGCGGGACCACCGCGCGGACGATTGA
- a CDS encoding DMT family transporter — MTTPPAPASLPRSGPDRRAVAAVCFTVVLWATAFVSIRSAGDAYSPGALALGRLLAGSVVLVALLLVRREGLPARSAWPGIVVSGLLWFGLYMVVLNWGEQEVDAGTAAMVVNIGPILIALLGARLLGEGLPRRLLGGMGVSFAGAVVVGLSMSGHGGSSVLGVLLCLVAAITYAAGVVAQKPALRHGSPLQVTAFGCLIGAAGCLPFTGVLVHEAADAPLSATLNMIYLGVFPTALAFTTWAYALKRTTAGRMGSTTYAVPALVVLMSWLVLDEVPAALSVLGGVLCLAGVAVSRTRPQTGRTRKVVAEPVEGTPDGVEQQETGRV; from the coding sequence ATGACCACACCGCCCGCCCCCGCCTCCCTGCCCCGCTCCGGCCCCGACCGGCGGGCCGTCGCCGCCGTCTGTTTCACCGTCGTGCTGTGGGCGACCGCGTTCGTCTCCATCCGCAGCGCGGGCGACGCCTACTCCCCCGGCGCGCTCGCCCTCGGCCGGCTGCTGGCGGGCTCCGTGGTGCTCGTCGCCCTGCTGCTCGTGCGCCGCGAGGGGCTGCCGGCGCGCAGCGCCTGGCCCGGGATCGTCGTCTCCGGGCTCCTCTGGTTCGGGCTGTACATGGTGGTGCTGAACTGGGGCGAGCAGGAGGTCGACGCGGGGACCGCCGCGATGGTGGTGAACATCGGGCCGATCCTGATCGCGCTGCTCGGGGCCCGGCTGCTGGGCGAGGGGCTGCCGCGCCGGCTGCTCGGGGGCATGGGGGTGTCCTTCGCGGGCGCCGTCGTCGTCGGGCTGTCCATGTCGGGCCACGGCGGTTCCTCGGTGCTCGGGGTGCTGCTCTGCCTCGTCGCCGCCATCACGTACGCGGCCGGCGTGGTCGCGCAGAAGCCCGCGCTGCGGCACGGTTCGCCTCTCCAGGTCACCGCCTTCGGCTGCCTGATCGGCGCGGCGGGCTGCCTTCCGTTCACCGGGGTGCTGGTCCACGAGGCCGCCGACGCCCCGCTCTCCGCCACCCTCAACATGATCTACCTGGGCGTGTTCCCGACCGCGCTGGCCTTCACCACCTGGGCGTACGCGCTGAAGCGCACCACGGCCGGGCGGATGGGTTCCACCACCTACGCGGTGCCCGCCCTCGTGGTGCTGATGTCGTGGCTGGTGCTCGACGAGGTGCCGGCCGCGCTCTCCGTCCTCGGCGGGGTGCTCTGCCTGGCAGGGGTGGCGGTCTCCCGGACCCGTCCGCAGACTGGGCGGACGCGGAAGGTCGTGGCCGAGCCGGTGGAGGGAACCCCCGATGGCGTCGAGCAGCAGGAAACCGGGCGGGTCTGA
- the ppk2 gene encoding polyphosphate kinase 2: MASSSRKPGGSDEHGRASRRASPSKGARPEGAAQEGSAPESEAARAARFGGPRLEGFGLHERGDDDPELVTPEGRARDAWREDYPYPQKLGRKAYDKQKRALQIELIKLQHWVKEHDERLVILFEGRDAAGKGGTIKRFTEHLNPRGARVVALEKPTERERSQWYFQRYAIHLPTAGEVVLFDRSWYNRAGVERVMGFCTTREYLEFMHQAPGFERMLVRDGIHIVKFWFSVSRNEQRNRFMIRQIDPVRRWKLSPVDLASLDKWDAYTEAKELMLFHTDTADAPWTVVKSNDKKRARLEAMRHVLDRFDYPGKDASVVGTPDPLVVGPASRLFEEGEMDARLLAPRPPRG, from the coding sequence ATGGCGTCGAGCAGCAGGAAACCGGGCGGGTCTGACGAGCACGGCCGGGCGTCCCGGCGGGCCTCCCCGTCGAAGGGGGCCCGGCCGGAGGGCGCCGCGCAGGAGGGTTCCGCGCCGGAGTCGGAGGCGGCTCGGGCCGCCCGGTTCGGCGGACCGCGCCTGGAGGGGTTCGGGCTCCACGAGCGGGGCGACGACGACCCGGAGCTGGTCACCCCGGAGGGCCGCGCCCGGGACGCCTGGCGGGAGGACTACCCCTATCCGCAGAAGCTCGGCCGCAAGGCGTACGACAAGCAGAAGCGCGCCCTCCAGATCGAGCTGATCAAGCTCCAGCACTGGGTGAAGGAACACGACGAGCGGCTGGTGATCCTCTTCGAGGGGCGGGACGCGGCCGGCAAGGGCGGCACCATCAAGCGGTTCACCGAGCACCTCAACCCGCGCGGGGCCCGGGTGGTGGCCCTGGAGAAGCCGACCGAACGCGAGCGGTCGCAGTGGTACTTCCAGCGGTACGCCATCCATCTGCCGACGGCGGGCGAGGTCGTCCTCTTCGACCGGTCCTGGTACAACCGGGCCGGGGTGGAACGGGTGATGGGGTTCTGCACCACCCGCGAGTACCTGGAGTTCATGCACCAGGCCCCGGGGTTCGAGCGGATGCTGGTCCGCGACGGCATCCACATCGTGAAGTTCTGGTTCTCGGTCTCCCGCAACGAGCAGCGCAACCGGTTCATGATCCGGCAGATCGACCCGGTGCGCCGCTGGAAGCTGAGCCCGGTCGACCTGGCGTCGCTCGACAAGTGGGACGCGTACACCGAGGCCAAGGAGCTGATGCTCTTCCACACGGACACGGCCGACGCGCCCTGGACGGTGGTGAAGAGCAACGACAAGAAGCGGGCGCGGCTGGAGGCGATGCGGCACGTGCTGGACCGCTTCGACTACCCGGGCAAGGACGCCTCCGTGGTCGGCACGCCGGACCCGCTGGTCGTCGGCCCGGCGTCCCGGCTCTTCGAGGAGGGCGAGATGGACGCCCGGCTGCTCGCCCCGAGGCCGCCGAGGGGCTGA
- a CDS encoding Crp/Fnr family transcriptional regulator: MAPNRPFSEIRPRRAGVEVRLTRYFHSKGVGVEAAAALAGSSRLHRHARQSGTLDRNAIEIVVSGVASEGGRLWGPERWLGDIDLFREFSTVVRLWVDFLCTTRTIRIPRDVLRSWAMRDLSVQRMLNQSLVHQLRIHDMVYGLDARPTASRLAQLIHYLAHQAPDLEEARLLPFAEGRLHGPTQKHLADALGVSLASIEKSMSHLRTIGALASSGKGRANRAYTILDADLLHLVATGTEPTAT; this comes from the coding sequence ATGGCGCCCAACCGCCCCTTCTCCGAAATCCGGCCGCGCCGCGCCGGCGTCGAGGTACGCCTCACCCGGTACTTCCATTCCAAGGGCGTCGGTGTCGAAGCGGCAGCAGCCCTCGCCGGCAGCAGTCGGCTCCACCGGCACGCCCGGCAGAGCGGGACGCTCGACCGCAATGCCATCGAGATCGTCGTGTCCGGCGTGGCGTCCGAAGGCGGCCGCCTGTGGGGGCCGGAACGCTGGCTCGGCGACATCGACCTGTTCCGCGAGTTCTCGACGGTCGTGCGCCTGTGGGTCGACTTCCTGTGCACCACGCGAACGATCCGGATCCCCCGCGACGTGCTGCGCAGTTGGGCCATGCGGGACCTGAGCGTCCAGCGGATGCTGAACCAGTCACTGGTCCACCAACTCCGCATCCACGACATGGTGTACGGCCTGGACGCGCGCCCGACGGCTTCCCGCCTCGCGCAGCTCATCCACTACCTCGCCCATCAGGCTCCCGATCTGGAGGAGGCCCGGCTGCTGCCCTTCGCGGAGGGCCGGTTGCACGGCCCCACGCAGAAGCACCTCGCCGACGCGCTGGGCGTGAGTCTGGCTTCGATCGAGAAGAGCATGAGCCACCTGCGCACGATCGGCGCACTCGCGTCCTCCGGCAAGGGGCGCGCCAATCGCGCATACACCATCCTGGACGCGGACTTGCTCCACCTCGTGGCCACCGGGACGGAACCGACCGCCACGTAG
- a CDS encoding alkaline phosphatase D family protein — MTTQHAPAPSRRTVVRAAAATAVAAPVLLGATAARASAGPVFLHGVASGDPLPDGVLLWTRVTPSPDAVPGSGRGADTEIGWEIAEDRAFSRTVAAGTSLARAASDHTVKADVRGLRPATAYWFRFSAADGQVLSPVGRTRTAPASGAATPGVRFGVVSCANWEAGFFSPYRHLAARADLDAVLHLGDYIYEYASGGYAHGDTVVRPHSPLNEILTLADYRTRHATYKTDADLQALHAAHPVIAIWDDHEFADDAWSGGAENHTPATEGVWADRVAAAKQAYFEWMPVRASTEGTVYRRLSFGSLAELHLLDLRSFRSAQASVGSGSVDDPERTITGRAQLDWLKAGLAGSAATWKLVGTSVMISPVAFGSVPADVLAPLAELLGLPGGGLAVNVDQWDGYTDDRKELIDHLRTRSVTNTVFLTGDIHMAWANDVPVKAATYPLSASAATEFVVTSVTSDNLDDILGVPPQTASVVAALAVKAANRHVKWVDMDGHGYGVLDVTAERSQMDYYAVSDKTRQDATAAWVRSYRTLNGTQKVERADAPVR, encoded by the coding sequence GTGACCACACAACACGCTCCCGCACCCAGCCGTCGTACGGTCGTCAGGGCGGCCGCCGCGACGGCCGTCGCCGCCCCCGTCCTCCTCGGCGCGACCGCCGCCCGGGCCTCCGCCGGACCGGTCTTCCTGCACGGTGTCGCCTCCGGCGATCCGCTCCCCGACGGCGTCCTCCTGTGGACCCGCGTCACGCCCTCCCCGGACGCCGTGCCCGGCTCCGGACGGGGCGCGGACACCGAGATCGGCTGGGAGATCGCCGAGGACAGGGCGTTCTCCCGTACGGTCGCCGCCGGTACGTCCCTCGCCCGGGCCGCGTCCGACCACACCGTCAAGGCGGACGTCCGGGGGCTGCGCCCGGCCACCGCCTACTGGTTCCGCTTCTCGGCCGCCGACGGGCAGGTCCTCTCCCCCGTCGGCCGCACCCGCACCGCGCCCGCCTCCGGTGCGGCGACGCCCGGCGTCCGCTTCGGCGTGGTCTCCTGCGCCAACTGGGAGGCCGGCTTCTTCTCCCCGTACCGGCACCTCGCGGCCCGCGCCGACCTGGACGCCGTGCTGCACCTCGGGGACTACATCTACGAGTACGCGTCCGGCGGTTACGCCCACGGGGACACCGTCGTCCGCCCGCACTCCCCGCTGAACGAGATCCTCACCCTGGCCGACTACCGCACGCGGCACGCCACGTACAAGACGGACGCCGACCTCCAGGCCCTGCACGCCGCGCACCCGGTGATCGCGATCTGGGACGACCACGAGTTCGCCGACGACGCGTGGTCCGGCGGGGCCGAGAACCACACCCCGGCGACCGAGGGCGTCTGGGCCGACCGGGTCGCGGCGGCCAAGCAGGCGTACTTCGAGTGGATGCCGGTCCGCGCCTCCACCGAGGGCACCGTCTACCGCCGCCTCTCCTTCGGCAGCCTCGCCGAACTGCACCTGCTCGACCTGCGCAGCTTCCGTTCCGCGCAGGCGTCGGTCGGCAGCGGCTCGGTCGACGACCCGGAGCGTACGATCACCGGCCGGGCCCAACTGGACTGGCTGAAGGCCGGTCTCGCCGGGTCGGCGGCCACCTGGAAGCTGGTCGGGACGTCGGTGATGATCTCCCCGGTCGCCTTCGGCTCCGTCCCCGCCGACGTGCTCGCGCCCCTCGCCGAGCTGCTCGGTCTGCCCGGTGGCGGCCTCGCCGTCAACGTCGACCAGTGGGACGGCTACACCGACGACCGCAAGGAGCTGATCGACCACCTGCGGACCAGGTCGGTGACCAACACGGTCTTCCTGACCGGCGACATCCACATGGCGTGGGCCAACGACGTCCCGGTGAAGGCGGCGACGTACCCGTTGTCGGCCTCCGCCGCCACCGAGTTCGTGGTGACGTCGGTGACCTCGGACAACCTGGACGACATCCTGGGGGTCCCCCCGCAGACGGCCTCCGTGGTCGCCGCCCTGGCGGTGAAGGCCGCCAACCGCCATGTGAAGTGGGTCGACATGGACGGGCACGGCTACGGGGTCCTCGACGTGACCGCAGAACGTTCGCAGATGGACTACTACGCGGTGTCCGACAAGACCCGCCAGGACGCCACGGCCGCCTGGGTCCGCTCGTACCGCACCCTCAACGGCACCCAGAAGGTCGAACGGGCCGACGCCCCGGTGCGCTGA
- a CDS encoding Zn-dependent alcohol dehydrogenase translates to MVRAAVLPAVQAPLEITDIELPETGPGQVRVSLAAAGVCHSDLSLSNGTMRLPVPCVLGHEGAGTVLEVGEGVEHIAAGDGVVLNWAPSCGNCHPCRIGEIWLCADALKGAANVHARLADGTELHPGLNVAAFAQETLVAANCVLPAPAGIPLTDAALLGCAVLTGYGAVHHSARVRAGETVAVFGIGGVGLAVLQSARIAGASRIIAVDVTPEKEELARLAGATDYVVASATTPREIRGLTDGVGADVAVECVGRAQTIRTAWESTRRGGRTTVVGIGAKDQDVTFNALEIFHWGRSLTGCVYGNSDPERDLPVLAEHIRAGRFDVSSMVTERISLDGIPAAFENMIAGKGGRALVTF, encoded by the coding sequence GTGGTTCGCGCCGCCGTACTGCCCGCCGTTCAGGCGCCGTTGGAGATCACCGACATCGAACTGCCGGAGACCGGACCGGGCCAGGTGCGGGTGAGTCTGGCCGCCGCCGGGGTCTGCCACTCCGACCTGTCCCTGAGCAACGGCACCATGCGCCTGCCGGTGCCCTGCGTCCTCGGACACGAGGGCGCGGGCACCGTCCTGGAGGTCGGCGAGGGCGTCGAGCACATCGCCGCCGGCGACGGAGTCGTCCTCAACTGGGCTCCCTCCTGCGGAAATTGTCACCCCTGCCGGATCGGCGAGATCTGGCTCTGCGCCGACGCGCTGAAGGGCGCCGCGAACGTCCACGCCCGCCTCGCCGACGGCACCGAACTCCACCCCGGCCTGAACGTCGCCGCGTTCGCGCAGGAGACCCTCGTCGCCGCGAACTGCGTGCTGCCCGCCCCGGCCGGCATCCCGCTCACCGACGCCGCCCTCCTCGGCTGCGCGGTACTCACCGGCTACGGCGCGGTCCACCACTCCGCCCGGGTACGCGCCGGGGAGACCGTGGCCGTGTTCGGGATCGGCGGGGTCGGCCTCGCCGTGCTCCAGTCGGCGCGCATCGCCGGGGCGTCCCGGATCATCGCCGTGGACGTCACACCGGAGAAGGAGGAGCTGGCCCGGCTGGCGGGCGCCACCGACTACGTCGTCGCCTCCGCCACCACCCCGCGCGAGATCCGGGGGCTCACCGACGGGGTGGGCGCGGACGTGGCCGTGGAGTGCGTGGGCCGCGCGCAGACCATCCGTACCGCCTGGGAGTCCACCCGCAGGGGCGGCCGCACCACCGTCGTCGGCATCGGCGCCAAGGACCAGGACGTCACCTTCAACGCCCTGGAGATCTTCCACTGGGGCCGCTCCCTGACCGGCTGCGTCTACGGCAACAGCGACCCGGAACGCGACCTGCCGGTGCTCGCCGAGCACATCCGTGCGGGCCGCTTCGACGTGTCGTCGATGGTCACCGAACGGATCTCCCTCGACGGCATCCCCGCCGCCTTCGAGAACATGATCGCCGGCAAGGGCGGCCGGGCGCTGGTCACCTTCTGA
- a CDS encoding aldehyde dehydrogenase family protein, with amino-acid sequence MKAHDGMYIGGAWRPAEGRDAIAVVNPADEQVIAHVPAGTAADVDAAVRAARAAFPGWAATPPAERAARLAALRDVLAARAEEIAETVTAELGSPLRLSQTVHAGVPVLVAGSYADIAAGYAFEEKLGNSTVLHEPVGVVGAITPWNYPLHQIVAKVAPALAAGCTVVLKPAEDTPLTAQLFAEATEQAGIPAGVFNLVTGLGPVAGQALAEHPGVDLVSFTGSTAVGRSIGATASGAVKRVALELGGKSANVILPGADLAKAVNVGVANVMSNSGQTCSAWTRMLVDAERYEEAVALAAAAVAKYVPGERIGPVVNAKQQARVRSYIEKGVAEGARLVAGGPDSPREEGYYVSPTVFADVTPDMVVAQEEIFGPVLTILRYEDEEDALRIANATVYGLAGAVWAADDERAVAFARRMETGQVDINGGRFNPLAPFGGYKQSGVGRELGPHGLAEYLQTKSLQF; translated from the coding sequence ATGAAGGCCCATGACGGGATGTACATCGGCGGCGCGTGGCGGCCCGCCGAGGGGCGCGACGCCATCGCGGTCGTGAACCCGGCCGACGAGCAGGTCATCGCCCATGTGCCCGCCGGTACGGCCGCCGACGTGGACGCCGCCGTACGTGCCGCGCGTGCCGCGTTCCCCGGCTGGGCGGCCACCCCGCCCGCCGAGCGGGCCGCACGGCTCGCCGCCCTGCGCGACGTCCTCGCCGCCCGCGCGGAGGAGATCGCCGAGACGGTGACGGCCGAACTCGGCTCCCCGCTCCGGCTCTCGCAGACCGTGCACGCGGGCGTCCCGGTGCTGGTCGCCGGTTCGTACGCCGACATCGCCGCCGGCTACGCCTTCGAGGAGAAGCTCGGCAACTCCACCGTGCTGCACGAGCCGGTCGGGGTCGTCGGGGCCATCACCCCCTGGAACTACCCGCTCCACCAGATCGTCGCCAAGGTCGCCCCCGCGCTGGCCGCCGGCTGCACGGTCGTCCTCAAGCCCGCCGAGGACACCCCGCTGACCGCCCAGCTCTTCGCCGAGGCGACCGAGCAGGCCGGGATCCCGGCCGGCGTCTTCAACCTGGTCACCGGGCTCGGCCCGGTCGCGGGCCAGGCGCTCGCCGAGCACCCCGGGGTCGACCTCGTCTCCTTCACCGGCTCCACCGCCGTCGGCCGGTCGATCGGCGCCACCGCGAGCGGAGCCGTCAAACGTGTCGCGCTGGAGCTGGGCGGCAAGTCCGCCAACGTCATCCTGCCGGGCGCCGACCTCGCCAAGGCGGTCAACGTCGGCGTCGCCAACGTGATGTCCAACTCCGGCCAGACGTGCAGCGCGTGGACCCGGATGCTGGTGGACGCGGAGCGGTACGAGGAGGCCGTGGCGCTCGCCGCGGCGGCCGTCGCCAAGTACGTGCCCGGAGAGCGGATCGGCCCCGTCGTCAACGCCAAGCAGCAAGCACGGGTGCGGAGTTACATCGAGAAGGGTGTGGCGGAGGGCGCCAGACTCGTCGCCGGAGGCCCCGACTCCCCGCGCGAGGAAGGGTATTACGTCAGCCCCACCGTCTTCGCCGACGTCACCCCGGACATGGTCGTCGCCCAGGAGGAGATCTTCGGCCCGGTCCTCACCATCCTCCGGTACGAGGACGAGGAGGACGCCCTCCGGATCGCCAACGCCACCGTCTACGGCCTGGCCGGCGCGGTCTGGGCGGCCGACGACGAGCGGGCCGTGGCCTTCGCCCGCCGGATGGAGACCGGCCAGGTCGACATCAACGGCGGCCGGTTCAACCCGCTGGCCCCCTTCGGCGGCTACAAGCAGTCCGGCGTCGGCCGCGAGCTCGGCCCGCACGGTCTCGCCGAGTACCTCCAGACGAAGTCGCTCCAGTTCTGA
- a CDS encoding ABC transporter permease: MSSLSLAVRDSSTMLRRNLLHARRYPSLTLNLLLTPIMLLLLFVYIFGDTMSAGIGGGDRSDYIAYIVPGLLLMTIGSTVVGSAVSVSMDMTEGIIARFRTMSIHRGSVLVGHVVGSVLQSVASVVLVGAVGVAIGFRSTDATVLEWLAAFGLLVLFALALTWIAVGMGLVSPTVEAASNNAMPLILLPLLSSAFVPVDTMPGWFQPIAEYQPFTPAIETLRGLLLGTEIGNNGWIAVAWCLGLSVLGYLWSTSTFNADPK; this comes from the coding sequence ATGAGCTCTCTCTCCCTCGCCGTGCGCGACTCGTCCACGATGCTGCGCCGCAACCTGCTGCACGCCCGGCGCTACCCCTCGCTCACCCTGAACCTGCTGCTCACGCCGATCATGCTGTTGCTGCTCTTCGTCTACATCTTCGGCGACACCATGAGCGCGGGCATCGGCGGCGGGGACCGCTCCGACTACATCGCCTACATCGTCCCGGGCCTGCTGCTGATGACCATCGGGAGCACCGTGGTCGGCAGCGCGGTCTCCGTCTCCATGGACATGACCGAGGGCATCATCGCCCGCTTCCGCACCATGTCGATCCACCGGGGATCGGTCCTCGTCGGACACGTCGTCGGCAGCGTCCTGCAGTCGGTCGCCAGCGTGGTCCTCGTCGGGGCCGTCGGTGTCGCCATCGGGTTCCGGTCCACCGACGCCACCGTCCTGGAGTGGCTGGCGGCGTTCGGTCTGCTCGTGCTCTTCGCTCTGGCGCTCACCTGGATCGCGGTCGGCATGGGCCTGGTCAGCCCGACCGTCGAGGCGGCGAGCAACAACGCGATGCCGCTGATCCTGCTGCCGCTCCTCTCCAGCGCCTTCGTCCCCGTCGACACCATGCCCGGCTGGTTCCAGCCGATCGCCGAGTACCAGCCCTTCACCCCGGCGATCGAGACCCTGCGCGGACTCCTGCTCGGCACCGAGATCGGCAACAATGGCTGGATCGCCGTCGCCTGGTGCCTGGGCCTCTCGGTCCTCGGCTACCTCTGGTCGACCTCGACCTTCAACGCCGACCCGAAGTAA